GCAAGACGTTGTCAATATCACCGTATCACTTGGCAAAGATGTTGCCAATTCCCGATAGTATTCACCGCCCCGACCTGGCGCATCACAACCTGCAATGACAAAGAATCTCTTGATCTTCCCGGATTTCACGGCTGCAATTATTTCAGGCGCTAGACCGATCACCGTCTCATGGTGAAACCCGGTCACCAACGTTTGATCCGATTCAATATGGGCAGAAGGCAGAGATAGCGCCTTTTCAATCAAAGGTGTAAAATCGTTGTCGACAATCTTTGCAACTCCTTTAAGTCCTGCAATCTCATAGGAGAAAAAGCGATCTGCGTATGTTCCTTTAATCGGCATGACACAGTTTGTCGTTGCCAGAATCGCACCGGGAAACTCTTCAAACAATTTGCGCTGATCGTACCATGCCTTTCCAATATTTCCTTTTAAATGAGCGTATTTTTTCAATTGTGGATATCCATGCGCCGGCAGCATTTCCGAGTGTGTATAAATGTTGATTCCTTTGCCCTCCGTTTGCTTTAACAACTCTTCCAGCGCAAACAGATTATGTCCTGTGACTACGATCGATTTTCCTTCTACTTTATTTTGTGAAACCCGAACAGGCTGGGGAATTCCCAAGCGGTCCGTATGCGCCCGATCCAATAATTCCATCACCTTGACAGCCGCCGAACCTACCTTCAACGCCATGTTCACATGTTCTTCGAGATTGAAGTTTACGTTTGTCAATGTAAAATACAACGCCTCATGTGTGATTGCATCCACTTCCGGATCCGTATATCCAAGTTCGCGGGCATGTGTCGCATATGCCGCAATCCCTTTTAAAGCGAAAATGATCGTATCCTGAATACTTGCCAAATCTTCCGTCTTTCCACAAACTCCTACAACCGTACAGCCGCCAAGCGCCGTTTGCTCACATTGATAACAAAACATCTCTGATTTCTCCTCCAGTACAATATCTTTTCTAATATTAAAATCGTTTTGTTGCTGGCATCATTATACTGGGGATAAAAATAGCGTACATGTGATAAATATCACACGTACGCCCATAATGTGAAAAGCGTCACAAAACATCCAAAAAGAAGTCAAACAAATTTCAAAAACAACCATACCACCCCAAAAATAAACGACCAAAGCGCGAGGGAAAATAAAATTCCGTATTTCAGCCCTTTGAAAAATTCCACGACCATCCCCCGCTTCTGTCTGATGCTAATATAGTTTCAGTATCGGCCTATGTGGGGAATCTTTAGACTTGCATGCGAACATTTTTCTTTTACTTAATACAAAGCAAAAAAGAGAAGGAGCTCCTTCTCTCTGTGTGTTAAGAATCCTTTATGGTGTTTGTAATGACCCCATCATGGACTTGATCATGTATTTTCCGATAGTTGATGTACGCTTTAATCGCTTCCCGCTCTCCGCATGACGGACAAATCGCCTGTTCAATCTCTAGCGTTTCTGTATTCACATGTTCCCCGCATTGCGGGCAGTACAACTCCAACGGCATGTAGAAACCTCCCCGATCATGAGTTCGTCTTCTATATACAGTTTAACCAATCGCCAAGGATTCACTCGAAAACAAATTAAAGGCCTTTTACCATGCCGCCATCGACGAGCAATGCCTGTCCCGTTATGTATGTATTGGCAAAAGAACCTAAGAAAACGACTGCCCTTGCGAATTCTTCCGGTGTTCCGT
Above is a window of Fodinisporobacter ferrooxydans DNA encoding:
- the hcp gene encoding hydroxylamine reductase, which gives rise to MFCYQCEQTALGGCTVVGVCGKTEDLASIQDTIIFALKGIAAYATHARELGYTDPEVDAITHEALYFTLTNVNFNLEEHVNMALKVGSAAVKVMELLDRAHTDRLGIPQPVRVSQNKVEGKSIVVTGHNLFALEELLKQTEGKGINIYTHSEMLPAHGYPQLKKYAHLKGNIGKAWYDQRKLFEEFPGAILATTNCVMPIKGTYADRFFSYEIAGLKGVAKIVDNDFTPLIEKALSLPSAHIESDQTLVTGFHHETVIGLAPEIIAAVKSGKIKRFFVIAGCDAPGRGGEYYRELATSLPSDTVILTTSCGKFRFNDVEYGTVPGTDIPRYIDLGQCNNSISTVKIALALADAFECPVNELPVSIVLSWFEQKAVAILLGLFSLGIQDVRIGPKAPEFLAPGVVEVLQETFGLQLIDTAQKDMEVMLQLV